In the Paenibacillus pabuli genome, one interval contains:
- a CDS encoding ABC transporter permease, whose product MKWLEKKWVSVPLLWVTVILIWQLGALLYGPDVIPGPWDTVQGARELIADGTLMQYIGISFTRVLAGWVLGSVIAIPVGLLIGKVHIIRLFAEPFLNFIRFIPPIAFITLFLVWFGIGEQSKIALIMYATFFIVVLNTLTGVLSIEEDKIRSARSMGANEWQILLHVVVPATTPYIFTGIRLAMGTSYMAIIGAEMIASNEGVGYLIWNSRLFFRTDWIFVGLISLGFMGFLTDRLFNWFGRRVLYRYGVIGGVKRG is encoded by the coding sequence ATGAAATGGTTGGAGAAAAAATGGGTGTCTGTACCGCTGTTATGGGTTACAGTCATTCTGATATGGCAGCTTGGTGCATTGCTCTATGGGCCGGACGTAATTCCTGGTCCATGGGATACTGTGCAGGGTGCTCGCGAATTAATAGCGGATGGCACGCTCATGCAGTATATCGGGATCAGCTTCACACGTGTACTGGCCGGATGGGTACTGGGAAGTGTCATTGCCATTCCGGTAGGACTTCTTATTGGTAAGGTTCACATCATTCGGCTGTTTGCCGAACCCTTCCTTAATTTTATTCGATTTATACCGCCCATTGCTTTCATTACATTATTCCTGGTCTGGTTCGGCATTGGGGAACAGTCCAAGATTGCACTGATCATGTATGCGACATTCTTCATTGTTGTGCTGAATACACTGACGGGAGTCTTGTCCATTGAAGAGGATAAGATTCGTTCAGCCCGCAGTATGGGAGCGAATGAGTGGCAGATTTTGCTGCATGTTGTTGTCCCTGCGACGACCCCATACATTTTCACAGGTATTCGTTTGGCGATGGGGACTTCCTACATGGCCATTATCGGAGCAGAGATGATTGCCTCTAATGAAGGTGTGGGTTATCTGATCTGGAATTCGCGGCTGTTTTTCCGGACGGACTGGATTTTTGTTGGCCTAATCTCCTTGGGATTTATGGGTTTTCTCACGGATCGTTTGTTCAACTGGTTTGGTCGCCGTGTGTTGTATCGGTATGGCGTCATCGGCGGGGTCAAGCGAGGCTGA
- a CDS encoding ABC transporter ATP-binding protein — protein sequence MSLPADRHTIHIEQLRKTYNAPTNGEVHYIIKDVDLVIKGGEFFVLLGPSGCGKSTLLNMIAGFISKSGGQLKVNNKEIDRPGRDRAMVFQQADSSLFPWLTVRENVEFGLRMSKVSKSERRTISDRYIQLVGLGGHEEKYPKELSGGMKQRVQLARVLANDSAILLMDEPFGALDAMTRRVMQKELVNIWRETHKTVIFVTHDIQEALLLGERIGIMSVGPSSNITDIYHNVQSYPRNIASAEFNSLYDQIQSHFEE from the coding sequence ATGTCCTTACCCGCAGATCGTCACACGATTCATATTGAACAGCTTCGAAAAACCTACAACGCTCCCACAAATGGAGAAGTGCATTACATTATCAAGGATGTTGATCTGGTGATCAAAGGCGGCGAATTCTTCGTTCTGCTTGGTCCCAGCGGATGCGGAAAGTCAACGTTACTTAACATGATCGCGGGCTTTATCTCCAAGTCGGGCGGGCAGCTTAAAGTGAATAACAAGGAGATCGACAGACCTGGTAGAGATCGTGCTATGGTGTTCCAACAGGCGGACTCTTCTCTCTTTCCGTGGCTTACCGTAAGGGAAAATGTTGAATTTGGGCTTCGGATGTCCAAGGTGTCCAAATCTGAACGCCGTACGATTTCGGACCGATACATTCAGCTCGTGGGATTGGGAGGACATGAAGAGAAATATCCGAAGGAGCTGTCGGGAGGCATGAAGCAGCGGGTCCAGCTGGCGCGAGTGCTGGCCAATGACTCGGCGATTCTGCTCATGGATGAACCTTTCGGTGCACTGGACGCCATGACTCGAAGAGTCATGCAGAAGGAACTGGTGAATATCTGGAGGGAAACGCATAAGACCGTTATTTTTGTCACCCATGACATCCAGGAGGCTTTGTTGCTGGGTGAACGGATCGGGATCATGTCGGTGGGTCCTTCGTCGAATATAACGGATATTTACCATAACGTTCAGTCTTATCCGAGAAATATTGCATCGGCTGAATTTAACTCCCTGTACGATCAGATTCAAAGCCATTTTGAAGAATAA